One Candidatus Margulisiibacteriota bacterium genomic region harbors:
- a CDS encoding flavodoxin-dependent (E)-4-hydroxy-3-methylbut-2-enyl-diphosphate synthase codes for YPLHVGITESGIPRTGIIRSAVGIGAILAEGIGDTLRVSLTGDPVEEVRVGFEILKSLELYKMGVTVISCPTCGRTDVDVVSIAGEIEEKTRGIKKVLTIAVMGCEVNGPGEAAEADLGLACGKGVGLIFRSGKIVKKVAEAEMVTALMEEVKKMIGG; via the coding sequence TATCCTTTGCACGTTGGGATAACCGAATCGGGGATCCCGCGGACCGGGATCATCCGCTCGGCGGTCGGGATCGGAGCAATATTAGCCGAGGGGATCGGCGACACCCTCCGGGTCTCGCTGACCGGTGACCCGGTCGAAGAGGTCCGGGTCGGTTTTGAGATCCTAAAGTCGCTGGAGCTTTATAAGATGGGAGTGACCGTTATCTCCTGTCCGACCTGCGGCCGGACCGATGTTGATGTTGTCTCAATTGCCGGCGAGATCGAAGAAAAGACCAGAGGGATAAAGAAAGTGTTGACAATCGCGGTTATGGGGTGCGAGGTCAATGGCCCGGGCGAAGCGGCCGAAGCCGACCTGGGGTTGGCCTGCGGCAAAGGGGTCGGCCTGATCTTTCGATCTGGTAAAATAGTAAAGAAGGTTGCTGAAGCCGAAATGGTGACGGCATTGATGGAAGAAGTAAAGAAAATGATAGGGGGATAA